From Nodosilinea sp. PGN35, a single genomic window includes:
- a CDS encoding signal transduction histidine kinase (STHK), LytS — MARTTANQTQTQYKRVVGVFKRREDLESALQALQESGTEKERISLLARHVEDVKGAEALSDGEGSGAREGAGIGATTGTVLGGVGGFLIGAGVLAIPGVGPVLAAGVGISEIAATLAGAGIGAASGGLVGALVGAGIPEDRAKVYNQRFEAGDYLLMVDGTSDSLRQVESILRDRHAEELGVYDAPDLAKSRQTTAGHSAAAGARDIDSDGEPEVVIVDKRSEATKRQ; from the coding sequence ATGGCACGCACAACAGCCAATCAAACCCAGACCCAGTACAAGCGAGTGGTCGGTGTTTTTAAGCGACGCGAAGATCTTGAAAGCGCGCTCCAGGCGCTCCAGGAATCTGGCACCGAGAAGGAGAGAATTTCCCTTTTAGCTAGACATGTGGAGGATGTCAAAGGGGCCGAGGCACTTAGCGATGGTGAGGGCAGCGGAGCTCGGGAAGGGGCTGGCATTGGCGCTACTACAGGCACTGTCCTCGGTGGCGTCGGCGGTTTTCTGATTGGTGCAGGCGTTTTGGCGATTCCGGGGGTGGGGCCTGTGCTAGCCGCAGGGGTCGGCATCTCTGAAATTGCCGCAACCCTGGCCGGGGCCGGCATTGGTGCCGCCAGTGGTGGCCTCGTAGGTGCCCTGGTTGGAGCCGGCATTCCTGAGGACAGGGCCAAGGTTTACAACCAGCGCTTTGAGGCCGGCGATTATCTGCTGATGGTTGACGGCACCTCTGACAGCCTGCGCCAGGTTGAGTCAATTTTGCGCGATCGCCACGCCGAAGAGCTGGGCGTCTACGATGCCCCCGACCTGGCTAAAAGCCGGCAAACCACCGCCGGGCACAGTGCCGCCGCAGGGGCTCGGGACATCGACAGCGATGGTGAGCCGGAAGTCGTCATCGTCGACAAACGCAGTGAGGCGACTAAGCGTCAGTAG
- a CDS encoding precorrin-8X methylmutase, translating into MEWHVTDAQSLRVIDSEIGDHSFSPSEYEIVRRVIYATADFDFKDHIHFSDQALQSGAAALAARTTIIVDVPMVQVGITPAIQHTFANPVYCSMDALTRPQKGKSQASWGVETLAQRYPEGIFVIGASEAALSTLVDLIDAEKVRPALVVATPAGFIETAVIKDRLQDTMVPHVRINGRKGSPVVAAAIVNGLVDLAWQAYGKENP; encoded by the coding sequence ATGGAATGGCATGTGACCGATGCCCAAAGCCTGCGAGTGATTGACTCCGAAATTGGCGACCACAGCTTCTCGCCGTCGGAATACGAGATTGTGCGCCGAGTCATCTACGCCACCGCAGACTTTGACTTTAAAGACCACATCCATTTTTCTGACCAGGCGTTGCAGTCGGGGGCCGCCGCCCTGGCGGCCCGCACCACCATCATTGTGGATGTACCCATGGTGCAGGTGGGCATTACCCCCGCCATTCAGCACACCTTTGCCAATCCGGTCTATTGCAGCATGGATGCCCTGACCCGGCCCCAGAAGGGCAAAAGCCAGGCTTCGTGGGGGGTAGAAACCCTGGCCCAGCGCTACCCGGAAGGCATTTTTGTGATCGGGGCCTCTGAGGCGGCCCTGTCCACCCTGGTGGATTTAATCGACGCCGAGAAAGTGCGCCCGGCCCTGGTGGTGGCCACCCCGGCTGGGTTTATTGAAACCGCCGTGATCAAAGACCGCCTGCAAGACACCATGGTGCCCCACGTACGCATCAATGGCCGCAAGGGCAGCCCGGTGGTTGCCGCTGCGATCGTCAATGGTTTGGTAGACCTGGCCTGGCAGGCCTACGGCAAAGAAAACCCCTAG
- a CDS encoding PAP/fibrillin family protein: protein MTSLATRRIQLKNQLLQQIDALDPEDAILPAEHPAIDQMICELESLNPIDQPLRPEHWPMLLGSWAMVYASRGTVVTRRINRQFPLPVGIQRVWQRLNGPEGNGAAIGTENGAVLSIPFFGELTATVQGIWQPYEEGESARVSFGAISVQATRLLGIAGLHLPQITVPVLEFLRQEALWITSYLDEDLRFGRGATGNLFVFRR, encoded by the coding sequence ATGACATCTCTTGCTACTCGCCGCATCCAGCTCAAAAACCAATTGCTTCAACAGATCGACGCCCTAGATCCCGAAGACGCCATTCTGCCCGCCGAGCACCCGGCCATCGACCAGATGATCTGCGAGCTAGAGTCGCTCAACCCCATCGATCAGCCCCTGCGCCCCGAGCACTGGCCGATGCTGTTGGGCTCCTGGGCTATGGTCTATGCCTCGCGGGGCACGGTGGTCACCCGCCGCATCAACCGCCAATTTCCACTGCCCGTAGGCATTCAGCGGGTGTGGCAGCGGCTGAATGGCCCCGAGGGCAATGGCGCTGCCATCGGCACCGAAAATGGCGCGGTGCTGTCGATTCCTTTCTTTGGTGAACTCACCGCTACGGTGCAGGGCATCTGGCAACCCTACGAAGAGGGCGAGAGCGCTCGGGTCAGCTTTGGGGCCATCAGCGTGCAGGCTACCCGCCTGCTGGGCATTGCCGGGCTGCACCTGCCGCAGATCACTGTGCCAGTGCTGGAGTTCCTCCGCCAGGAGGCCCTGTGGATTACCTCGTACCTGGATGAGGATCTGCGGTTTGGGCGGGGGGCCACCGGCAACCTGTTTGTGTTTCGGCGGTGA
- a CDS encoding YihY/virulence factor BrkB family protein, whose protein sequence is MLQYVRSRFLPYLRTQVLPSKPAQLLIQTWLKWDRDNVPGMAAALSYYALFSLFPLLLVVLSVVGALVGPNTEVFEAIEAVIVRYLPPEVHELIRDTIIALNENSVGAGLIGFAILLFAASTIFAILKRSVNKIWETPSRVSEAGSPARMALFFVVNKLSAFVLVLATALLLLASLLSQIVIKIILNLVNTFQTTFALLTIDEAILSKSLEAGWSFLFLGFAIAGLFRILPSIRLSWRDIWPGALLTTLLLAGLQWLVSNSVISLGSRFVSYGVIGSVMILMLWIFLACQIFFAGCEFSYVYAHMFGTKRRAAKFGE, encoded by the coding sequence ATGCTGCAATACGTGCGATCGCGTTTCCTCCCCTACCTGCGTACCCAGGTGCTGCCCTCTAAACCCGCCCAGCTGCTGATTCAGACCTGGCTCAAGTGGGATCGCGACAATGTCCCCGGTATGGCGGCGGCGCTGTCGTACTACGCGCTGTTTTCGCTGTTTCCGCTGCTGCTGGTGGTGCTGAGCGTGGTGGGGGCGCTGGTGGGGCCAAATACCGAGGTGTTTGAGGCCATTGAGGCGGTGATTGTGCGCTACCTGCCCCCCGAAGTGCACGAGTTAATTCGAGATACCATCATCGCCCTCAACGAAAACAGCGTGGGGGCGGGGCTGATTGGCTTTGCCATTCTGCTGTTTGCCGCCAGCACCATCTTTGCAATTTTGAAGCGATCGGTAAACAAAATTTGGGAAACCCCCAGCCGCGTCAGCGAAGCCGGGTCGCCCGCCCGCATGGCGCTATTTTTTGTGGTCAACAAACTGTCGGCCTTTGTGCTGGTGCTGGCCACGGCGCTGCTGCTGCTGGCCTCGCTGCTGTCGCAAATTGTCATCAAAATCATTCTCAACCTGGTGAATACTTTTCAGACCACCTTTGCCCTGCTCACCATTGACGAAGCGATTTTGAGCAAAAGCCTGGAGGCGGGCTGGTCGTTTTTGTTTCTGGGGTTTGCGATCGCCGGGTTGTTCCGCATTCTGCCCTCCATCAGGCTCTCCTGGCGCGACATCTGGCCCGGTGCCCTGCTGACCACCCTGCTGCTGGCGGGGCTGCAATGGCTGGTCAGCAACAGCGTCATCAGCCTGGGCAGCCGCTTTGTCTCCTACGGCGTCATCGGCAGCGTGATGATTCTCATGCTGTGGATTTTTCTCGCCTGCCAGATTTTCTTTGCGGGCTGCGAGTTTTCGTATGTGTACGCCCACATGTTTGGCACTAAGCGCCGGGCAGCAAAGTTTGGTGAGTAG
- the hpsO gene encoding hormogonium polysaccharide biosynthesis glycosyltransferase HpsO, translated as MRVLVLSHTYIVDLNREKLRALAQLSPAMEVVVGVPRRWQPGGVQNRLVISEALQEGNFRVQPLSNLSQNNQGLLTFGPDLVQLLRQFRPQVIQVEQGAKALAYAQTITLNRLLGLGAKNVFFTWWNLPYRLKFPISALEAYNLRHTHGLVVGNQDGADILRDRPTGQAFGQRNYTGPYRVMPQLGVDETLFRPQPQPELAQTLAIPSDAFVVGYCGRFVAEKGLLTLCDALANLRDHPHPWVWLLVGRGELREAIQAKADGCGIGDRLRWVTDIPHHQVPHYINLMHTLVLPSETTDKFQTLTAKGWKEQFGHVLIEAMACAVPVIGSDSGEIPHVIDRAGLIFSEGNASALAERLRLLIEHPEQRQALGEAGYHRAMSRYTNRALAKQLLEFYREIGVEG; from the coding sequence ATGCGCGTGCTCGTGCTCAGCCACACCTACATTGTCGATCTCAACCGCGAAAAGCTGCGCGCCCTGGCCCAGCTTTCCCCCGCTATGGAGGTTGTGGTGGGCGTCCCCCGGCGGTGGCAACCCGGCGGGGTACAAAACCGGCTAGTTATCTCTGAAGCCCTCCAGGAGGGCAATTTTCGCGTGCAGCCCCTCAGCAACCTGAGCCAAAACAACCAGGGACTGCTCACCTTTGGCCCCGACCTGGTGCAGCTGCTGCGCCAGTTTCGCCCCCAGGTGATTCAGGTCGAGCAGGGTGCCAAGGCCCTGGCCTACGCCCAGACCATCACCCTCAACCGCCTGCTGGGGCTGGGGGCCAAAAACGTCTTTTTTACCTGGTGGAATTTGCCCTACCGGCTCAAATTCCCCATCTCCGCCCTCGAAGCCTACAATCTGCGCCACACCCACGGGCTGGTAGTGGGCAACCAGGACGGGGCCGATATTTTGCGCGATCGCCCTACCGGGCAGGCCTTTGGCCAACGCAACTACACTGGCCCCTACCGGGTCATGCCCCAGCTCGGCGTCGATGAAACCCTGTTTCGCCCCCAGCCCCAGCCGGAGCTAGCCCAGACCCTTGCCATCCCCAGCGATGCCTTTGTGGTGGGCTACTGCGGTCGCTTTGTGGCGGAGAAAGGGCTGCTCACCCTCTGCGACGCCCTGGCGAACCTGCGAGACCACCCGCACCCCTGGGTGTGGCTGCTGGTGGGTCGAGGGGAGCTGCGCGAGGCCATTCAGGCTAAGGCTGATGGGTGCGGCATCGGCGATCGCCTGCGCTGGGTGACCGACATTCCCCACCACCAGGTGCCCCACTACATCAACTTGATGCACACCCTGGTGCTGCCCTCCGAAACCACCGACAAGTTTCAAACCCTCACCGCCAAAGGCTGGAAAGAACAGTTCGGCCACGTGCTGATCGAAGCCATGGCCTGCGCCGTCCCCGTCATCGGCTCCGACTCCGGCGAAATCCCCCACGTCATCGACCGGGCCGGTCTCATTTTTTCCGAAGGCAACGCCTCCGCCCTGGCCGAGCGCCTGCGCCTGCTGATCGAGCACCCCGAACAGCGCCAGGCCCTCGGCGAGGCGGGCTACCACCGCGCCATGAGCCGCTACACAAACCGAGCGCTGGCGAAGCAGCTGCTGGAGTTTTACCGGGAGATTGGGGTGGAGGGGTGA
- a CDS encoding (Fe-S)-binding protein, which yields MPTPESLAESSAPAAWPTAATVASGFDAQHPPDPKLIDACVHCGFCLTTCPSYRVLGTEMDSPRGRIYLMDAINNGEAPLSATSAQHFDSCLGCLACTTACPSGVQYDQLIAAVRPQVERHHQRSLPEKMVRSLIFSLFPYPTRLRAVAGPLYLYQKLGISQLVQKTGLLAKLSPSLAAMEALLPPITAESLTDDLPELIPAEGQRRYRVGMVLGCVQRVFFSDVNAATARVLAANGCEVVIPHAQGCCAALPAHQGQEAQAQELARRMIDCFEAAEVDFVVINAAGCGHTLKEYHHILQDDPEYFERAKAFVAKVRDAQEFLAEVGVVTPLHPIAEGTLPIVYQDACHLLHGQKISLQPRQLLRQIPGVTLREPLDAALCCGSAGVYNMLHPDVAAELGQMKVRNLLNTGAALVASPNPGCSLQIQQHMEQAAKPIPLFHPMELLDCSIRGVPLPLGKTD from the coding sequence ATGCCGACCCCCGAGTCTTTAGCAGAGTCTTCAGCGCCTGCCGCCTGGCCCACCGCCGCTACCGTGGCCAGCGGCTTCGACGCCCAGCACCCCCCCGACCCCAAGCTGATCGACGCCTGTGTGCACTGCGGGTTTTGCCTTACCACCTGCCCCAGCTACCGCGTGCTGGGCACCGAAATGGACTCGCCTCGGGGTCGCATCTACCTGATGGATGCGATCAACAATGGCGAAGCACCGCTGTCGGCCACCTCGGCCCAGCATTTTGACTCCTGCCTGGGCTGTTTGGCCTGCACCACCGCCTGTCCCTCGGGGGTGCAGTACGACCAGCTGATCGCGGCGGTGCGACCCCAGGTGGAGCGCCATCACCAGCGATCGCTGCCGGAGAAAATGGTGCGATCGCTGATTTTCAGCCTGTTTCCCTACCCCACCCGGCTGCGGGCGGTGGCCGGGCCGCTGTACCTGTACCAAAAGCTAGGCATTTCTCAGCTGGTGCAGAAGACCGGGCTGCTGGCCAAACTCTCCCCCAGCCTGGCGGCCATGGAGGCGCTGCTGCCCCCGATCACCGCCGAGAGCTTAACCGACGACCTGCCCGAGCTGATCCCCGCCGAGGGCCAAAGGCGCTACCGGGTGGGGATGGTGCTGGGCTGCGTGCAGCGGGTGTTTTTCTCCGATGTCAACGCCGCCACCGCGCGGGTGCTGGCCGCCAACGGCTGTGAGGTGGTGATTCCCCACGCCCAGGGCTGCTGCGCGGCCCTGCCGGCCCACCAGGGGCAGGAGGCCCAGGCCCAGGAACTGGCCCGCCGCATGATCGACTGCTTTGAGGCCGCCGAGGTCGATTTTGTGGTGATCAACGCGGCGGGCTGCGGCCACACCCTGAAGGAATACCACCACATCTTGCAGGATGACCCAGAGTATTTTGAGCGGGCCAAAGCCTTCGTCGCCAAAGTGCGCGACGCGCAAGAATTTCTCGCTGAGGTGGGGGTAGTCACCCCGCTGCACCCGATCGCCGAGGGCACCCTGCCCATCGTCTACCAAGACGCCTGCCACCTGCTCCACGGCCAAAAAATCAGCCTTCAGCCCCGGCAGCTGCTCCGGCAAATCCCCGGCGTCACCCTGCGCGAACCCCTCGACGCCGCCCTCTGCTGCGGCAGCGCCGGGGTCTACAACATGCTGCACCCCGACGTAGCCGCTGAGCTGGGCCAGATGAAGGTGAGAAACCTGCTCAATACCGGCGCGGCCCTGGTGGCCTCCCCCAACCCCGGCTGCTCATTGCAGATTCAGCAGCATATGGAGCAAGCGGCCAAACCCATCCCCCTCTTTCACCCCATGGAGCTGCTCGACTGCTCCATTCGCGGCGTGCCTCTGCCACTAGGGAAAACTGATTAG
- a CDS encoding PHP domain-containing protein, producing MVATPRLSTLSQRPRTGDTETLRKIFAAVDATSCPYTYNFHMHTACSDGKLTPAGLMEQVVDIGLSAFAITDHHTVKGYQQAKAWLEDWQWRHPTSLRSRQRGRAGAVPRLFTGVEITALLADTEVHILGYGFAPGHDAIEPYLRGYAPRGEAKLAAAVIPAIQAAGGIAVLAHPARYRSSAKTLVPAAAALGIDGIETYYAYANPEIWVPCPRHTPTVEQLAQDHGLLTTCGTDTHGPSLLRRL from the coding sequence ATGGTTGCCACCCCTCGTCTCAGCACCCTTAGCCAGCGTCCCCGCACGGGGGATACGGAAACGCTGAGAAAAATTTTTGCCGCCGTAGACGCAACCAGCTGCCCCTACACCTACAACTTTCACATGCACACCGCCTGCTCTGACGGCAAGCTGACCCCGGCTGGTCTCATGGAACAGGTGGTAGACATTGGCCTCAGCGCCTTTGCCATCACCGACCACCACACCGTCAAGGGCTACCAGCAGGCCAAAGCCTGGCTCGAAGACTGGCAGTGGCGTCATCCTACCTCCCTGCGCAGCCGCCAGCGGGGCCGGGCCGGAGCGGTTCCCCGGCTGTTTACCGGCGTAGAGATCACCGCTCTGCTGGCCGACACCGAAGTGCACATTCTGGGCTACGGCTTTGCGCCGGGCCACGATGCGATCGAGCCCTACCTGAGAGGCTACGCGCCTCGGGGGGAAGCCAAACTCGCGGCAGCGGTTATTCCAGCCATTCAGGCGGCGGGGGGCATTGCCGTGCTGGCCCACCCGGCCCGCTACCGCAGCTCCGCTAAAACCCTGGTGCCCGCTGCCGCCGCCCTGGGCATCGACGGCATTGAGACCTACTACGCCTACGCCAATCCCGAGATCTGGGTGCCCTGCCCGCGGCACACCCCCACCGTTGAGCAGCTGGCCCAAGACCACGGGCTGTTGACCACCTGCGGTACCGATACCCACGGGCCCAGTTTGCTGCGGCGACTCTAG
- a CDS encoding pentapeptide repeat-containing protein: MKRLMAMLALTLMLWGLSFAPASAAIPDDVQKLLDTKKCQVCILNDADLSNADLKGANLKIAVLSGANLAGADLSGANLMLSELEGANLKGASLVGAQMNGANLPNANLSGADLSNTEMTQANLTDADLTDANLSGAVMLSVTLGTANLKGANLKGANLRGVNRSMVLFCNTTMPDGAIENRDC, translated from the coding sequence ATGAAACGCCTAATGGCCATGCTGGCCCTCACCCTCATGCTCTGGGGCCTGAGCTTTGCCCCCGCCAGCGCCGCTATCCCCGACGATGTGCAAAAGCTCCTCGACACCAAAAAGTGCCAGGTGTGTATTCTCAACGATGCCGACCTCAGCAACGCCGACCTGAAGGGGGCCAACCTCAAAATTGCGGTGCTCAGCGGGGCCAACCTGGCCGGGGCCGACCTGAGCGGGGCCAACCTCATGCTCAGCGAGCTGGAAGGAGCCAATCTCAAGGGGGCCAGCTTAGTCGGGGCTCAGATGAATGGCGCTAACCTGCCCAATGCCAACCTGTCTGGGGCCGACCTCTCCAACACAGAGATGACCCAGGCCAATCTCACCGACGCCGACCTCACCGACGCTAACCTCAGCGGGGCGGTGATGCTCAGCGTCACCCTCGGCACCGCCAACCTCAAGGGGGCCAACCTCAAGGGCGCTAACCTGCGCGGCGTCAACCGCAGCATGGTGCTGTTTTGCAATACCACCATGCCCGACGGCGCGATCGAAAACCGCGACTGCTAG
- a CDS encoding reductive dehalogenase domain-containing protein, with product MPFQRYERPSTRIDQLVDRWRRVRRDGGVAAFSVAVAIATHTLFPLLRWMQQRRINQGKTIWLDDLPGPSPTQTFGDLPLVPADLTPNPGKVRRKARSMKVEYPPTTYPFAYRQPPISGNTINGLGETAPRRAYHVFFGDAYRRAWGKLDWYFQIMEPTAIHRIIIRMFWQDRRRMGPVARLAPISLPPDEAAAQIKALARQRGAALVGITPLTEKLCYHDFDPPFAYAIAIAIPMDREEMLHTPSQRSNREIMRTYLDVNRVAIEVAEQIRNLGWPAQASTNLAPDSSVEVLHVPVAIQAGLGQLGKHGSMITPEYGSNVRLATVLTDMPLAIDQPRNIGVDDFCATCRICETNCPPHAISPAKQMVRGMERWYVNFDKCAPYFAETRGCGICIEVCPWSEPGRGPRMMKTLLERRGEPSASVG from the coding sequence ATGCCGTTTCAGAGGTACGAGCGTCCGTCAACCAGGATTGATCAGCTTGTCGATCGCTGGCGCAGGGTACGGCGCGACGGCGGGGTCGCCGCGTTCTCGGTTGCCGTGGCGATCGCCACCCACACCCTATTCCCCCTGCTGCGCTGGATGCAGCAGCGGCGGATCAACCAAGGCAAAACCATCTGGCTAGATGACCTGCCGGGGCCTTCCCCCACCCAGACCTTTGGCGACTTGCCGCTGGTGCCCGCTGACCTGACGCCCAACCCGGGTAAGGTGCGGCGCAAGGCTCGCTCCATGAAGGTCGAGTACCCACCGACGACATACCCTTTTGCCTACCGCCAGCCGCCCATCTCCGGCAACACCATCAACGGCCTGGGGGAAACAGCTCCCCGTCGGGCCTACCATGTTTTCTTTGGCGATGCTTACCGGCGAGCCTGGGGCAAGCTCGACTGGTACTTTCAGATCATGGAGCCAACGGCCATCCACCGAATTATCATTCGCATGTTCTGGCAAGATCGGCGGCGGATGGGGCCTGTGGCCCGCCTGGCCCCAATCTCTCTGCCCCCCGACGAAGCGGCGGCCCAGATTAAAGCCCTAGCCCGCCAGCGGGGTGCGGCTCTGGTCGGCATTACGCCCCTGACAGAAAAACTCTGCTACCACGACTTTGACCCGCCATTTGCCTACGCCATTGCCATCGCCATACCGATGGATCGAGAGGAGATGCTCCACACGCCCAGCCAGCGATCCAATCGTGAGATTATGCGCACCTACCTAGACGTCAACCGAGTGGCGATCGAAGTAGCCGAGCAGATTCGCAACCTGGGCTGGCCGGCTCAGGCCTCAACCAATCTGGCCCCTGATTCTAGCGTTGAGGTCTTACACGTTCCCGTCGCCATTCAGGCTGGACTGGGGCAGTTGGGCAAACATGGCTCCATGATTACCCCAGAGTACGGCTCTAATGTACGCCTGGCAACCGTTCTAACCGACATGCCCCTGGCGATCGACCAGCCAAGGAACATTGGTGTGGACGATTTCTGCGCTACCTGCCGTATCTGCGAAACCAACTGTCCTCCCCACGCTATTTCTCCGGCAAAGCAGATGGTGCGGGGTATGGAACGTTGGTACGTCAACTTTGACAAGTGTGCGCCCTACTTTGCCGAGACCCGTGGCTGTGGCATCTGCATTGAGGTTTGCCCCTGGAGCGAGCCTGGGCGGGGGCCACGGATGATGAAAACCCTGCTGGAGCGCCGGGGAGAGCCATCGGCGTCCGTGGGCTAG
- the hpsP gene encoding hormogonium polysaccharide biosynthesis glycosyltransferase HpsP, with the protein MRLLQIVPSISLIYGGPSQMVRGFAQGLAAAGAEVTVLTTNANGDAGQPPLAVPLGTPVQEENYRVRYFACSPWRRYKFSAGLLAWLYRHAHEFDLAHIHALFSPLSTAAAAVARDRGLPYVLRPLGTLDPADLQKKKRLKQVYGRLLEAPNIAGAAALHFTSPIEAEVSHRFGASAPDWVIPLGVQPPIPVPAREGRSILAQLGIPQDRPLVLYLSRLDPKKGLDLLLPALEQLAAQGCGFHLVLAGGNPQDPAYERAIAQRVQAGILANRTTLTGFVTGTTKAALLQAADLFVLPSYYENFGIAVAEAMAAGVPVVVSKGVYIWPDIAASGGGWVCDLSVDGVAQSLREALQDSAQRQLRGGQAKAYAREYYDWSAIAHRTLMAYQTVLSKRPTVSLRAPRLE; encoded by the coding sequence ATGCGCCTCCTCCAAATCGTCCCCTCCATCTCCCTGATCTACGGCGGCCCCAGCCAAATGGTGCGGGGCTTTGCCCAGGGGCTGGCGGCGGCGGGGGCAGAGGTGACCGTTCTCACCACCAATGCCAACGGCGATGCGGGGCAGCCGCCGCTGGCGGTTCCATTGGGCACGCCGGTACAAGAAGAGAACTACAGGGTGCGCTACTTTGCCTGTTCGCCCTGGCGGCGCTACAAGTTTTCGGCGGGGCTGCTGGCCTGGCTCTATCGGCACGCCCACGAGTTTGACCTGGCCCACATTCACGCGCTGTTTTCGCCCCTGAGTACGGCGGCGGCAGCGGTGGCGCGCGATCGCGGCCTGCCCTACGTGCTGCGCCCCCTGGGCACCCTCGACCCGGCGGATCTGCAAAAGAAAAAGCGCCTCAAGCAGGTCTACGGACGGCTGCTGGAGGCCCCCAACATCGCCGGGGCGGCGGCGCTGCACTTTACCAGCCCAATTGAAGCAGAGGTTTCCCACCGCTTTGGGGCCAGCGCCCCAGACTGGGTAATACCGCTGGGCGTGCAGCCCCCGATCCCGGTGCCCGCGAGGGAAGGGCGCAGCATCCTGGCCCAGCTGGGGATCCCTCAGGATCGCCCTCTGGTGCTCTACCTCTCCCGCTTGGATCCTAAAAAGGGGCTCGATTTGCTGCTGCCCGCCCTGGAACAGCTGGCGGCCCAGGGCTGCGGATTTCACCTGGTGCTGGCGGGGGGAAATCCCCAGGATCCGGCCTACGAGCGGGCCATCGCCCAGCGCGTTCAGGCGGGCATTTTAGCCAATCGCACCACCCTCACTGGCTTTGTCACCGGCACCACCAAAGCGGCCCTGCTGCAAGCCGCCGACCTGTTTGTGCTGCCCTCGTACTACGAAAACTTTGGCATTGCCGTGGCCGAAGCCATGGCCGCCGGGGTGCCGGTGGTGGTGTCTAAGGGCGTTTACATCTGGCCCGACATCGCGGCCAGCGGCGGCGGCTGGGTGTGCGACTTGAGCGTAGACGGGGTGGCGCAATCGCTGCGGGAGGCACTGCAAGATTCTGCCCAACGGCAGCTGCGCGGCGGGCAGGCAAAGGCCTATGCTCGGGAATACTACGACTGGAGTGCGATCGCCCACCGAACCCTAATGGCCTACCAAACCGTCCTGTCCAAGCGCCCCACGGTATCTCTGCGAGCGCCAAGGCTGGAATAG
- a CDS encoding NADPH-dependent FMN reductase produces the protein MVKFVGIAGSLRPNSYSQLALGLVGDRLRALGAEVELLDLRELDLPLCHGGKDYPDHPDVARLRQAFLEADGFVLVTPEYHGSVSGVLKNALDLMSFDQLDGKVAGAVSILGGQANNNALNDLRTILRWVHTWVVPEQVAIGQAWQAFDDQGKIVDAKLSQRLDGLAQSLYDNTRRLRGVD, from the coding sequence ATGGTGAAATTTGTCGGTATCGCCGGAAGTCTGCGGCCCAATTCCTACAGTCAGCTGGCGCTGGGGCTGGTGGGCGATCGCCTGCGCGCCCTGGGGGCCGAGGTCGAGCTGCTCGACCTGCGCGAGCTAGACTTGCCCCTCTGCCACGGCGGCAAAGACTACCCCGACCACCCCGATGTGGCGCGTCTGCGCCAGGCCTTTCTGGAGGCCGACGGTTTTGTGCTGGTCACCCCCGAGTACCACGGCAGCGTCAGCGGCGTACTCAAGAACGCCCTCGATCTGATGAGCTTTGATCAGCTCGATGGCAAAGTGGCCGGGGCCGTAAGCATCCTGGGCGGTCAGGCCAACAACAACGCCCTCAACGACCTGCGCACCATCCTGCGCTGGGTGCACACCTGGGTGGTGCCGGAGCAGGTGGCGATCGGTCAGGCCTGGCAGGCCTTCGATGACCAGGGCAAAATTGTCGATGCCAAACTCTCCCAGCGCCTCGACGGTCTGGCCCAGAGCCTCTACGACAACACCCGCAGGCTGCGCGGGGTAGACTGA
- a CDS encoding DUF6761 family protein yields MLQDAKAVRYYQRITDAFVDQWNRGYRTSELRLYLEGYLAALRHSDALEPYLVHRLEEDTLRYLNDPSNFAMPMPEPEIY; encoded by the coding sequence ATGCTTCAGGATGCCAAAGCTGTTCGGTACTATCAGCGGATTACCGATGCCTTCGTCGATCAGTGGAACCGGGGCTATCGCACCAGCGAACTGCGCCTCTACCTCGAAGGTTACCTGGCCGCCCTGCGCCACTCCGACGCCCTCGAACCCTACCTGGTTCACCGCCTCGAAGAAGACACCCTCCGCTACCTCAACGACCCGTCCAACTTCGCCATGCCCATGCCTGAGCCAGAGATTTACTAG